The following proteins are co-located in the Sphingomonas panacis genome:
- the rpsS gene encoding 30S ribosomal protein S19, whose translation MARSVWKGPFVDLHLLKKAETAQETNARGAIKTWSRRSTILPQFVGLTFSVYNGRKFVPVSVNEDMVGMKLGEFAPTRYFPGHAADKKGKR comes from the coding sequence ATGGCTCGTTCCGTTTGGAAGGGTCCTTTCGTGGACCTTCACCTGCTTAAGAAGGCAGAAACCGCGCAGGAAACCAATGCGCGTGGTGCGATCAAGACCTGGTCGCGCCGCTCGACGATCCTGCCGCAATTCGTCGGCCTCACGTTCAGCGTCTATAATGGCCGCAAGTTCGTGCCGGTCTCCGTCAACGAGGACATGGTGGGCATGAAGCTCGGCGAGTTCGCGCCGACGCGCTATTTCCCCGGCCATGCCGCGGACAAGAAGGGCAAGCGCTGA
- the rplB gene encoding 50S ribosomal protein L2 yields the protein MALKHYNPTSPARRGLILVDRSGLHKGGPVKALTEGKRKTGGRNNKGHVTSRGIAGGHKQRYRIIDFKRRNWGVEGTVERIEYDPNRTAFIALIGYNGGSAAEGGEVAYIIAPQRLAVGDKVIADKKTDVKPGNAMELGQIPVGTIVHNVEMKPGKGGQLARSAGTYVQVVGRDKGMVMVRLNSGEQRYIHAGCMATIGAVSNPDNGNTNLAKAGRNRWLGKRPLTRGVAKNPVDHPHGGGEGRTSGGRHPVTPWGKPTKGARTRHNKSTDKMIIRSRHAKKKG from the coding sequence ATGGCATTGAAACATTATAACCCGACGAGCCCGGCGCGGCGTGGTCTCATCCTGGTCGACCGTTCCGGCCTGCACAAGGGCGGCCCCGTCAAGGCGCTGACCGAAGGCAAGCGCAAGACCGGTGGCCGCAACAACAAGGGCCATGTCACCTCGCGCGGCATCGCCGGCGGCCACAAGCAGCGCTATCGGATCATCGATTTCAAGCGCCGCAACTGGGGCGTCGAGGGTACGGTCGAGCGGATCGAATATGATCCCAACCGCACGGCTTTCATCGCGCTGATCGGCTATAACGGCGGCTCGGCTGCCGAGGGCGGCGAAGTCGCCTACATCATCGCGCCGCAGCGCCTCGCCGTTGGCGATAAGGTGATCGCGGACAAGAAGACCGACGTGAAGCCCGGCAACGCGATGGAGCTCGGCCAGATTCCGGTCGGTACGATCGTCCACAACGTCGAGATGAAGCCCGGCAAGGGTGGTCAGCTCGCACGTTCGGCCGGCACCTATGTGCAGGTCGTCGGTCGCGACAAGGGCATGGTGATGGTTCGCCTGAACTCGGGCGAGCAGCGCTATATCCACGCAGGCTGCATGGCGACGATCGGTGCGGTGTCGAACCCCGACAACGGCAACACCAATCTCGCCAAGGCCGGCCGCAACCGCTGGCTCGGCAAGCGCCCGCTGACGCGCGGCGTCGCGAAGAACCCGGTCGACCATCCGCACGGCGGTGGTGAAGGCCGGACTTCGGGTGGCCGTCATCCGGTCACGCCGTGGGGCAAGCCGACGAAGGGTGCGCGCACCCGTCACAACAAGTCGACCGACAAGATGATCATCCGGTCGCGTCACGCGAAGAAGAAGGGCTAA
- a CDS encoding 50S ribosomal protein L23: MAKKQKGDIAVRHYDVIVAPHITEKATLLSEHNAVVFKVANDATKPEIKAAVEALFGVNVTGVNTIVQKGKTKKWKGADYTRSDVKKAIVTLKDGQSIDVTTGI, from the coding sequence ATGGCTAAGAAGCAGAAGGGCGATATCGCGGTCCGTCATTACGACGTGATCGTTGCGCCGCACATCACCGAAAAGGCGACCCTGCTCTCCGAGCACAACGCCGTCGTGTTCAAGGTTGCGAACGACGCCACCAAGCCTGAAATCAAGGCTGCGGTCGAGGCGCTGTTCGGGGTGAACGTCACTGGCGTGAACACCATTGTCCAGAAGGGCAAGACCAAGAAGTGGAAGGGCGCGGACTATACGCGCTCCGACGTCAAGAAAGCGATCGTGACGTTGAAGGACGGCCAGTCCATCGACGTGACGACGGGGATCTGA
- the rplD gene encoding 50S ribosomal protein L4, with translation MKVKLQSFADTAESDIELNDEVFGLDPRGDILHRVVTWQLEKRRATASGTRERADVARTGKKFGRQKGGGTARHGDRRAPIFVGGGKAHGQRTRDFNPSLNKKIRALGLKMALSSHAKAGSLVILDSLAVAEGKTKTLIADWAKLGTGKTALVIDGDTVETTFVLAAGNLSTINVLPAAGANVYDILKHDTLVLTRAAVEKLEARFNG, from the coding sequence GTGAAGGTTAAGCTTCAATCCTTCGCCGATACCGCGGAAAGCGATATCGAGCTCAACGACGAGGTCTTCGGCCTCGATCCGCGCGGCGACATCCTGCACCGCGTCGTCACCTGGCAGCTTGAAAAGCGTCGTGCGACCGCAAGCGGCACGCGCGAGCGCGCCGACGTTGCCCGCACCGGCAAGAAGTTCGGTCGCCAGAAGGGCGGCGGTACGGCACGTCACGGCGATCGCCGCGCTCCGATCTTCGTCGGTGGTGGTAAGGCGCACGGTCAACGGACCCGCGACTTCAATCCGTCGCTGAACAAGAAGATCCGCGCGCTGGGTCTCAAGATGGCGCTCAGCAGCCACGCCAAGGCTGGCTCGCTGGTGATCCTCGACAGCCTCGCGGTTGCCGAGGGCAAGACCAAGACGCTGATCGCCGACTGGGCCAAGCTCGGCACCGGCAAGACCGCGCTGGTCATCGACGGTGACACGGTTGAGACGACGTTCGTTCTCGCCGCTGGCAACCTCTCGACGATCAACGTGCTGCCGGCCGCCGGCGCCAACGTCTATGACATTCTGAAGCACGACACGCTGGTTCTCACCCGCGCTGCCGTTGAAAAGCTGGAGGCGCGCTTCAATGGCTAA
- the rplC gene encoding 50S ribosomal protein L3: protein MRTGVIAKKLGMTRLFQDDGRHVPVTVLQLDNLQVVAVREADRDGYVAVQLGAGVAKAKNVAKPQRGHFGKAEVEPKAIVREFRVAEDAVLEVGAEISADHYVAGQIVDVQGYTQGKGFQGGMKRWGFGGLRATHGVSVSHRSLGSTGQRQDPGKVFKNKKMAGHMGDAQRTQQNLEIVSTDVERGLIFVKGSVPGSKGGWLLVKDAVKIARPEAAPYPAGLKAAQNNNDAPAETPAETVDDAAATDGQEG, encoded by the coding sequence ATGCGCACTGGCGTGATCGCGAAGAAATTGGGGATGACGCGTCTGTTCCAGGACGATGGTCGGCATGTGCCGGTAACCGTTCTGCAGCTCGACAATCTCCAGGTCGTGGCCGTTCGCGAGGCCGATCGTGATGGGTATGTCGCCGTCCAGTTGGGTGCCGGCGTTGCTAAAGCAAAGAATGTCGCCAAGCCGCAGCGCGGCCACTTCGGCAAAGCCGAAGTCGAGCCCAAAGCGATCGTCCGCGAATTCCGTGTCGCCGAGGACGCCGTCCTCGAGGTCGGCGCCGAGATTTCGGCCGATCACTATGTCGCTGGCCAGATCGTCGACGTTCAGGGGTACACGCAGGGCAAGGGCTTCCAGGGCGGCATGAAGCGCTGGGGCTTCGGCGGCCTTCGCGCCACCCACGGCGTCTCGGTGTCGCACCGCTCGCTCGGTTCGACCGGCCAGCGTCAGGATCCGGGCAAGGTCTTCAAGAACAAGAAGATGGCCGGCCACATGGGTGATGCGCAGCGCACCCAGCAGAACCTCGAGATCGTTTCGACCGACGTCGAGCGCGGCCTGATCTTCGTCAAGGGCTCGGTGCCTGGCTCGAAGGGCGGCTGGCTGCTCGTCAAGGACGCGGTCAAGATCGCACGCCCCGAGGCTGCTCCGTATCCCGCCGGCCTCAAGGCCGCTCAGAACAACAACGATGCGCCCGCAGAGACGCCCGCCGAAACGGTGGACGACGCAGCGGCCACCGACGGCCAGGAGGGCTGA
- the rpsJ gene encoding 30S ribosomal protein S10, which produces MDSNIRIRLKAFDHRVLDQAAGDIADTARRTGALIRGPIPLPTHIDKFTVNRGPHIDKKSREQFETRTYKRLLDIVQPTPQTVDALMKLDLAAGVDVEIKLA; this is translated from the coding sequence ATGGACAGCAACATCCGCATTCGCCTTAAGGCGTTCGATCATCGCGTGCTCGATCAGGCTGCCGGCGACATCGCCGACACCGCCCGTCGCACCGGCGCACTCATCCGTGGCCCGATTCCTTTGCCGACTCACATCGACAAGTTCACGGTCAACCGCGGCCCGCACATCGACAAGAAGTCGCGCGAGCAGTTCGAGACGCGTACCTACAAGCGCCTGCTCGACATCGTGCAGCCGACCCCGCAGACGGTGGACGCGCTGATGAAGCTCGACCTCGCTGCTGGTGTTGACGTTGAGATCAAGCTCGCGTAA
- the tuf gene encoding elongation factor Tu — MAKAKFERTKPHLNIGTIGHVDHGKTSLTAAITKVLAETGGATFTSYANIDKAPEERERGITISTAHVEYETLARHYAHVDCPGHADYVKNMITGAAQMDGAILVVSATDGPMPQTREHILLARQVGVPTMVVFMNKVDLVDDAEILELVELEIRELLSSYDFDGDNIPVIQGSAVAALNDVTPEIGHDAVLKLMEAVDTYLPQPERPLDKPFMMPIEDVFSISGRGTVVTGRVETGIVKVGEEVEIVGIHPAVRKTTVTGVEMFRKLLDQGQAGDNIGALIRGVGREEVERGQVLCKPGSIKPHTDFSSEVYVLSKDEGGRHTPFFANYRPQFYFRTTDVTGTVELPEGTEMVMPGDNIALGVKLIAPIAMDVGQRFTIREGGRTVGSGIVSGITK; from the coding sequence ATGGCTAAAGCAAAGTTCGAGCGGACTAAGCCGCATCTCAACATCGGCACCATCGGTCACGTCGATCATGGTAAGACCTCGCTCACGGCAGCGATCACGAAGGTTCTGGCCGAGACCGGCGGCGCCACGTTCACCAGCTATGCCAACATCGACAAGGCTCCTGAGGAGCGCGAGCGCGGCATCACGATCTCGACCGCACACGTCGAGTACGAGACGCTGGCACGCCACTACGCGCACGTCGATTGCCCGGGTCACGCCGATTATGTGAAGAACATGATCACCGGCGCGGCGCAGATGGACGGCGCGATCCTCGTCGTTTCGGCGACCGACGGCCCGATGCCGCAGACCCGCGAGCACATCCTGCTCGCCCGTCAGGTCGGTGTGCCGACGATGGTCGTGTTCATGAACAAGGTCGATCTGGTCGACGACGCCGAAATCCTCGAGCTCGTCGAGCTGGAAATCCGCGAGCTGCTCTCGTCGTATGATTTCGACGGTGACAACATCCCCGTCATTCAGGGTTCGGCTGTTGCTGCGCTCAACGACGTCACGCCGGAAATCGGCCATGACGCCGTTCTGAAGCTGATGGAAGCGGTCGACACCTATCTGCCGCAGCCCGAGCGTCCGCTCGACAAGCCGTTCATGATGCCGATCGAAGACGTGTTCTCGATCTCGGGTCGTGGCACGGTCGTCACCGGCCGCGTCGAGACCGGCATCGTGAAGGTCGGCGAGGAAGTCGAGATCGTCGGCATTCACCCGGCGGTTCGCAAGACCACCGTCACGGGCGTCGAAATGTTCCGCAAGCTGCTCGACCAGGGCCAGGCAGGCGACAACATCGGCGCGCTGATCCGCGGCGTCGGCCGTGAAGAGGTCGAGCGTGGCCAGGTTCTCTGCAAGCCCGGCTCGATCAAGCCGCACACCGACTTTTCGTCGGAAGTGTACGTGCTGTCGAAGGACGAGGGTGGCCGTCACACGCCGTTCTTCGCCAACTATCGTCCGCAGTTCTACTTCCGTACCACGGACGTGACCGGCACCGTCGAGCTGCCCGAGGGCACCGAGATGGTCATGCCTGGCGACAACATCGCACTCGGCGTGAAGCTGATCGCACCGATCGCCATGGACGTGGGCCAGCGCTTCACGATCCGCGAGGGCGGTCGCACGGTTGGTTCGGGTATCGTCAGCGGTATCACGAAGTAA
- the fusA gene encoding elongation factor G has product MARSHPLDRYRNIGIMAHIDAGKTTTTERILYYTGKSYKIGEVHEGTATMDWMVQEQERGITITSAATTCKWRAEDGKGEEHLINIIDTPGHVDFTIEVERSLRVLDGAVACFDGVAGVEPQSETVWRQAEKYKVPRMCFVNKLDRTGASFVRCVDMIKDRLGARPAVLYLPIGLEGDFKGLIDLVNNRAIVWLEESLGAKFEYKDIPAEYADAAATARSELIEMAVEQDDELMEAYLEGNEPSAADLKKLIRKGTLNFSFVPVTCGSAFKNKGVQPLLDAVVDYLPSPLDVPAIQGLKLDGETQDERPSSDEAPFSALAFKIMNDPFVGTLTFARIYSGKLETASTVINSVKDKKEKVGRMLLMHANEREDIQVAYAGDIVALAGLKDTTTGDTLCASSAPIILERMEFPEPVIELSVEPKTKADQEKMGVALNRLAREDPSFRVSSDAESGQTIIKGMGELHLEILVDRMKREFKVEANVGAPQVAYREYLGKPVDVDYTHKKQSGGTGQFGRVKVKVTPGERGSGIIFKDEIKGGNIPKEYIPAIEKGFRETAATGSLVGFPIIDFEILLYDGAYHDVDSSALAFEITGRAAMREVAQKAGIKLLEPIMKVEVVTPEDYLGDVIGDMNSRRGQIQGTDSRGNAQTVEAMVPLANMFGYVNALRSFSQGRAQYSMQFSHYDEVPANVADEVKAKLA; this is encoded by the coding sequence ATGGCCCGCAGCCATCCGCTCGACCGCTATCGCAACATCGGCATCATGGCGCATATCGACGCCGGCAAGACGACGACGACCGAGCGCATCCTCTATTACACCGGCAAGTCCTACAAGATCGGCGAAGTGCATGAAGGCACCGCGACGATGGACTGGATGGTCCAGGAGCAGGAGCGCGGCATCACGATCACGTCGGCTGCGACCACCTGCAAGTGGCGTGCTGAAGACGGCAAGGGCGAAGAGCACCTCATCAACATCATCGACACGCCGGGCCACGTCGATTTCACGATCGAAGTCGAGCGTTCGCTGCGCGTGCTCGACGGCGCGGTCGCGTGTTTCGACGGCGTTGCCGGTGTCGAGCCGCAGTCGGAGACGGTGTGGCGCCAGGCGGAAAAGTACAAGGTTCCGCGGATGTGCTTCGTCAACAAGCTCGATCGTACCGGTGCCTCGTTCGTTCGCTGCGTCGACATGATCAAGGATCGTCTCGGTGCGCGTCCGGCGGTGCTGTACCTTCCGATCGGCCTCGAAGGCGACTTCAAGGGCCTGATCGATCTGGTCAACAACCGCGCGATCGTCTGGCTCGAAGAATCGCTCGGCGCGAAGTTCGAGTATAAGGACATTCCGGCTGAGTACGCCGATGCCGCCGCGACCGCGCGTTCCGAGCTGATCGAGATGGCCGTCGAGCAGGACGACGAGCTGATGGAAGCTTATCTCGAGGGCAACGAGCCGAGCGCGGCCGACCTCAAGAAGCTGATCCGCAAGGGCACGCTCAACTTCTCGTTCGTCCCCGTCACCTGCGGTTCGGCGTTCAAGAACAAGGGCGTGCAGCCGCTGCTCGACGCCGTCGTCGATTATCTGCCGAGCCCGCTCGACGTTCCCGCCATCCAGGGCCTCAAGCTCGATGGCGAGACGCAGGACGAACGTCCGTCGTCGGACGAGGCGCCGTTCTCGGCCCTCGCGTTCAAGATCATGAACGATCCGTTCGTCGGCACGCTGACTTTCGCGCGCATCTATTCGGGCAAGCTCGAGACCGCTTCGACCGTCATCAACTCGGTGAAGGACAAGAAGGAAAAGGTCGGCCGCATGCTGCTGATGCATGCGAACGAGCGTGAGGACATCCAGGTGGCCTATGCGGGCGACATCGTCGCGCTGGCGGGCCTGAAGGACACGACCACCGGTGACACGCTGTGCGCGTCGTCGGCGCCGATCATCCTCGAGCGGATGGAATTCCCCGAGCCGGTGATCGAGTTGTCGGTGGAGCCGAAGACCAAGGCCGACCAGGAGAAGATGGGCGTCGCGCTCAACCGTCTCGCGCGCGAAGATCCGTCCTTCCGTGTGTCGTCGGACGCCGAAAGCGGCCAGACGATCATCAAGGGCATGGGCGAGCTTCACCTCGAAATCCTCGTCGATCGCATGAAGCGCGAGTTCAAGGTCGAAGCGAACGTCGGCGCGCCGCAGGTTGCGTACCGCGAGTATCTCGGCAAGCCGGTCGATGTGGATTACACCCACAAGAAGCAGTCGGGCGGCACCGGTCAGTTCGGTCGCGTGAAGGTCAAGGTCACGCCGGGCGAGCGCGGTTCGGGCATCATCTTCAAGGATGAGATCAAGGGCGGTAACATTCCGAAGGAATATATCCCGGCGATCGAAAAGGGCTTCCGCGAAACGGCGGCCACGGGTTCGCTGGTCGGTTTCCCGATCATCGACTTCGAGATCCTGCTGTATGACGGCGCCTACCATGACGTCGATTCGTCGGCGCTGGCGTTCGAAATCACCGGTCGCGCAGCGATGCGCGAAGTTGCCCAGAAGGCCGGGATCAAGCTGCTCGAGCCGATCATGAAGGTCGAAGTCGTCACCCCCGAGGATTATCTCGGCGACGTCATCGGCGACATGAACAGCCGTCGTGGCCAGATCCAGGGCACCGACAGCCGCGGCAACGCGCAGACCGTCGAGGCGATGGTGCCGCTGGCGAACATGTTCGGCTACGTGAACGCGCTCCGCTCGTTCAGCCAGGGCCGTGCACAGTACAGCATGCAGTTCTCGCATTATGACGAAGTTCCCGCGAACGTGGCGGACGAAGTCAAGGCGAAGCTGGCCTGA
- the rpsG gene encoding 30S ribosomal protein S7, whose amino-acid sequence MARRRRPEKRVILPDPQYGDEVLSKFMNSVMLDGKKSVAEGIVYTALATVEQRAKKDPIGVFHDALANVKPGIEVRSRRVGGATYQVPVEVRPERAQALAIRWLITAARSRSENTMSARLSGELLDASNNRGNAVKKREDTHRMAEANRAFSHYRW is encoded by the coding sequence ATGGCACGTCGTCGCAGGCCCGAAAAGCGGGTCATCCTGCCTGATCCCCAGTACGGGGACGAGGTTCTCTCCAAGTTCATGAACAGCGTGATGCTGGACGGCAAGAAGTCCGTCGCCGAAGGGATCGTCTACACCGCGCTCGCCACTGTCGAGCAGCGTGCGAAGAAAGACCCGATCGGCGTGTTCCACGACGCGCTGGCGAACGTGAAGCCGGGCATCGAGGTCCGCAGCCGCCGTGTCGGTGGTGCGACGTACCAGGTGCCGGTCGAGGTTCGTCCCGAGCGTGCGCAGGCCCTTGCGATCCGCTGGCTGATCACCGCAGCGCGCTCGCGCAGCGAGAACACCATGTCGGCACGGCTCTCGGGCGAGCTGCTCGACGCGTCGAACAACCGCGGCAACGCGGTGAAGAAGCGCGAAGACACGCACCGTATGGCGGAAGCCAACCGCGCCTTCTCGCACTACCGCTGGTAA
- the rpsL gene encoding 30S ribosomal protein S12, whose protein sequence is MPTINQLVRKGRDPQKAKSKVPAMEANPQKRGVCTRVYTTTPKKPNSALRKVAKVRLTNQREVISYIPGEGHNLQEHSVVLIRGGRVRDLPGVRYHVLRGVLDTQGVKDRKQSRSKYGAKRPK, encoded by the coding sequence ATGCCGACGATCAACCAGTTGGTCCGCAAGGGCCGCGATCCGCAGAAAGCCAAGTCCAAGGTTCCTGCGATGGAAGCCAATCCTCAGAAGCGCGGCGTTTGCACGCGCGTCTACACGACGACCCCGAAGAAGCCGAACTCGGCGCTGCGCAAGGTGGCCAAGGTCCGCCTGACCAACCAGCGCGAAGTCATCAGCTACATCCCGGGCGAGGGCCACAACCTGCAGGAGCACTCGGTCGTGCTGATCCGCGGCGGCCGCGTTCGCGATCTTCCCGGCGTGCGCTACCACGTTCTGCGCGGTGTGCTCGACACACAGGGCGTCAAGGATCGCAAGCAGTCGCGTTCGAAGTACGGCGCCAAGCGTCCTAAGTAA
- a CDS encoding rhodanese-related sulfurtransferase: protein MTTPLPVRVAALYRFARFDDPAALRASLYDLCARRGVKGTLLLAREGINGTIAGSDAAIEDLVAAIRALPGCAEAEIKFARAAEMPFHRLKVRLKREIVTMGEPEIDPLEDVGTYVAPAEWNALIARPDTVVIDTRNAYEVRVGSFTGALDPGTDTFSDFPGWFREHKQDLAGKTIAMFCTGGIRCEKATAFVKAQGFDSVFHLHGGILKYLEEVPAAESRWQGECFVFDERVAVGHGLAPGSHALCRACRMPVSPEDRASPLYEEGVSCPACHGTRDATKRANLAERHRQVKLAESRGEAHVGATAAKRGTLS, encoded by the coding sequence ATGACCACCCCCCTGCCCGTTCGCGTCGCCGCTCTGTACCGATTCGCCCGATTCGACGACCCCGCCGCGCTGCGCGCATCGCTGTACGATCTCTGCGCGCGGCGCGGCGTGAAGGGCACGCTGCTGCTCGCCCGCGAGGGGATCAACGGCACGATCGCGGGCAGCGATGCCGCGATCGAGGACCTCGTCGCAGCGATCCGCGCCCTGCCGGGTTGCGCGGAAGCCGAGATCAAGTTCGCGCGTGCCGCCGAGATGCCGTTCCACCGGCTCAAGGTCCGGCTCAAGCGCGAGATCGTGACGATGGGCGAACCCGAGATCGATCCGCTCGAAGATGTCGGCACCTATGTCGCGCCCGCCGAGTGGAACGCGCTGATCGCACGCCCCGATACGGTGGTGATCGACACCCGCAACGCTTACGAGGTGCGCGTCGGCAGCTTCACCGGTGCACTCGACCCTGGCACCGACACGTTCAGCGATTTCCCCGGCTGGTTCCGCGAACACAAGCAGGACCTCGCGGGCAAGACGATCGCGATGTTCTGCACCGGTGGCATCCGCTGCGAAAAGGCGACCGCGTTCGTCAAGGCGCAGGGCTTCGATTCGGTGTTCCACCTGCATGGCGGCATCCTCAAATATCTCGAGGAGGTGCCCGCCGCCGAGAGCCGCTGGCAGGGTGAATGCTTCGTGTTCGACGAACGCGTCGCGGTCGGCCACGGCCTCGCGCCCGGCAGCCACGCGCTGTGCCGCGCATGCCGTATGCCGGTCAGCCCTGAGGATCGGGCCTCGCCGCTGTACGAGGAAGGGGTGAGTTGCCCCGCCTGCCACGGTACGCGCGACGCCACCAAACGGGCCAATCTGGCCGAACGCCACCGCCAGGTGAAACTCGCCGAGTCGCGTGGCGAGGCGCATGTCGGTGCGACCGCTGCAAAGCGCGGCACGCTTTCTTGA
- the proS gene encoding proline--tRNA ligase produces the protein MIKHALSVSREADFAAWYQTVITEADMAEESGVRGCMVIRPWGYGIWERMQRLLDDRIKATGHENCYFPLFIPLSYFEKEAEHVDGFAKEMAVVTHHRLISDGKGGLIPDPSAKLEEPLVVRPTSETVIGTAFARWVQSWRDLPVLINQWANVVRWEMRTRMFLRTAEFLWQEGHTAHASEAEAREETLRMLEVYREFAEDCVALPVIAGEKPENERFPGAVATYSIEAMMQDGKALQAGTSHFLGTNFSKAQNITFQNAEGQVELAHTTSWGVSTRMIGGLIMVHGDDDGLRVPPRVAPWQVVIVPMLRDQPEDAAIVEYCKALRAELGALSALGEPVRALLDLKAVKAATKRWGWVKKGAPIVIEVGGRDVAGGNVSVIRRDRLYRGDGKLDSAVVAKGDFVAGAAAMLAEIQQALYADAKARLDANIVRDVTDFAGVEAFFAEGVKNPGFLEVQWSKPTGPALEKVVERLKALKLTLRNVPANAAPVDGACVFTGDAAVERVIVGRSY, from the coding sequence ATGATAAAGCACGCCCTTTCCGTCTCGCGCGAAGCCGATTTCGCCGCCTGGTATCAGACCGTCATCACCGAGGCCGACATGGCCGAGGAATCGGGGGTGCGCGGCTGCATGGTGATCCGCCCGTGGGGCTATGGCATCTGGGAACGGATGCAGCGGCTGCTCGACGATCGCATCAAGGCGACGGGGCATGAGAATTGCTATTTCCCGCTGTTCATCCCGCTCTCCTATTTCGAGAAGGAGGCCGAGCATGTCGACGGCTTCGCCAAGGAAATGGCAGTCGTCACCCACCACCGGCTGATCTCGGACGGCAAGGGTGGCCTGATCCCCGATCCATCCGCCAAGCTGGAGGAGCCGCTCGTCGTGCGCCCGACGTCGGAGACGGTGATCGGCACCGCCTTCGCGCGCTGGGTCCAATCGTGGCGCGATCTGCCGGTGCTCATCAACCAATGGGCGAATGTGGTGCGCTGGGAAATGCGCACGCGCATGTTCCTGCGCACCGCCGAGTTCCTGTGGCAGGAAGGCCATACCGCGCACGCCAGCGAAGCCGAAGCGCGCGAGGAAACCCTGCGCATGCTCGAAGTCTATCGTGAATTCGCCGAGGATTGCGTCGCGCTCCCGGTGATCGCCGGTGAGAAGCCCGAGAACGAGCGCTTCCCCGGCGCGGTCGCGACCTATTCGATCGAGGCGATGATGCAGGACGGCAAGGCGCTCCAGGCGGGCACCTCGCATTTCCTCGGTACCAATTTCTCGAAGGCGCAGAACATCACCTTCCAGAATGCCGAAGGTCAGGTCGAGCTGGCGCACACGACGAGCTGGGGCGTATCGACGCGGATGATCGGCGGGCTCATCATGGTCCACGGCGATGACGACGGCCTGCGCGTGCCGCCGCGTGTCGCGCCCTGGCAGGTCGTGATCGTGCCGATGCTGCGCGACCAGCCCGAGGATGCGGCGATCGTCGAGTATTGCAAGGCGTTGCGCGCCGAACTGGGTGCGTTGAGCGCGCTCGGCGAGCCGGTGCGCGCCTTGCTCGATCTCAAGGCGGTCAAGGCTGCGACCAAGCGGTGGGGCTGGGTGAAGAAGGGCGCGCCGATTGTAATCGAGGTCGGCGGCCGCGACGTGGCGGGCGGCAACGTCTCGGTGATCCGCCGCGACCGGCTGTACCGCGGGGACGGAAAGCTCGACAGCGCGGTGGTCGCCAAGGGCGATTTCGTCGCCGGCGCGGCGGCGATGCTCGCCGAAATCCAGCAGGCGCTCTACGCGGACGCCAAGGCGCGGCTCGACGCCAACATCGTGCGCGACGTGACCGATTTCGCCGGCGTCGAGGCGTTCTTCGCGGAGGGCGTGAAGAACCCCGGCTTCCTCGAAGTGCAATGGTCGAAGCCGACCGGCCCTGCACTTGAGAAAGTGGTCGAGCGTTTGAAGGCGCTCAAGCTGACGCTGCGCAACGTTCCCGCCAATGCCGCGCCGGTCGATGGCGCATGTGTGTTCACTGGTGACGCGGCGGTGGAGCGGGTGATCGTCGGACGGTCTTACTAA